In the genome of Gadus chalcogrammus isolate NIFS_2021 chromosome 21, NIFS_Gcha_1.0, whole genome shotgun sequence, one region contains:
- the ppp1r14c gene encoding protein phosphatase 1 regulatory subunit 14C yields MSSVSTETSASLSAAGSRVFFQPPTGVGCVGSAVPITRDDPVQRKQGKVTVKYDRKELRKRLVLEEWIIEQLSELYDCEEEEMPEVEIDIDDLLEVSGEDERAVKLQESLTDCYKPTEVFVRDLLARIRGMRKLSAPTKKGL; encoded by the exons atgtCCTCTGTCAGCACCGAGACGAGTGCTTCGCTGTCCGCCGCGGGCAGCCGAGTGTTTTTCCAGCCCCCGACCGGCGTCGGATGCGTCGGTTCGGCGGTTCCAATCACCCGGGACGACCCAGTGCAGAGGAAGCAGGGGAAGGTGACGGTGAAATACGACAGGAAGGAGCTGCGGAAGAGACTGGTCCTGGAGGAGTGGATCATCGAGCAGCTCAGCGAGCTGTACGACTGCGAG GAGGAAGAGATGCCTGAGGTGGAGATTGACATCGATGACTTGCTGGAGGTCAGCGGTGAAGACGAACGGGCCGTCAAACTGCAG gaATCACTAACAGATTGCTACAAACCAACAGAG gTATTCGTGCGTGACCTGCTGGCTCGGATAAGAGGAATGAGGAAACTGAGTGCTCCCACCAAGAAGGGTCTATAA
- the iyd gene encoding iodotyrosine deiodinase 1, whose protein sequence is MAFMSGFTPYFIAVFCVLIVCFWIQLQREKKTKELKGESDSTSKAKPWVDQDLQDDTEIPSPNQGDDEEDDPGSELDLPHVPYAPPRYAVDSMLGRSRDFYTLLNQRRSVRFISPEPVPREIIDNVIRTAGTAPSGAHTEPWTFVVVSDPDTKHAIRTIVEEEEEVNYRQRMGNKWVKDLAKIRTTWVKEYLDVAPYLLLIFKQTYGIGTGGKRKTHYYNEISVSISCGMLLAALQNVGLVTVTSTPLNCGPRLRVILQRPTNEKLLMLLPIGYPSDDATVPDLKRKPLDDIMVHI, encoded by the exons ATGGCGTTTATGTCTGGATTCACGCCCTATTTTATTGCtgtcttttgtgttttaataGTTTGTTTTTGGATACAGTTACAAAGAGAGAAGAAAACAAAGGAATTGAAAGGAGAATCGGACTCCACCAGCAAAGCGAAGCCATGGGTCGATCAGGATTTGCAGGATGACACCGAAATACCATCACCCAATCAGG gagatgatgaagaggacgaTCCCGGGTCAGAGCTGGACCTTCCTCATGTGCCCTATGCACCGCCCCGGTACGCGGTGGACTCCATGCTGGGGAGATCCCGGGACTTTTACACTCTcctgaaccagaggaggtctGTCCGCTTCATCAGCCCGGAGCCGGTTCCTCGCGAGATCATCGATAACGTGATCCGGACCGCAG GCACCGCTCCAAGTGGGGCGCACACTGAGCCCTGGACCTTCGTCGTGGTGTCCGACCCCGACACCAAGCACGCCATCAGAACcatagtggaggaggaggaggaggtgaactaCCGTCAGAGGATGGGGAACAAGTGGGTCAAAGATCTGGCCAAGATCAG AACTACCTGGGTGAAGGAATACTTGGATGTGGCGCCATATTTATTGCTGATATTCAAACAGACGTATGGCATTGGAACTGGGGGCAAAAGGAAGACGCACTACTACAATGAAATCAGTGTCTCTATCTCTTGTGGAATGTTATTGGCAGCACTACAG AACGTGGGTCTCGTGACGGTGACGTCCACACCACTCAACTGTGGACCGCGGCTGAGAGTTATCCTTCAGCGCCCGACCAATGAGaagctgttgatgctgctgcccATCGGATACCCCTCCGATGATGCCACCGTGCCGGATCTGAAGCGCAAGCCCTTGGATGACATCATGGTTCACATTTGA
- the sec63 gene encoding translocation protein SEC63 homolog translates to MAGQQFQYDDSGNTFFYFLTSFVGLIVIPATYYLWPRDQNAEQLRLKSLRRVHGRCLWYRLRLMKSQQSIVPTLKKAALLFGWVVFLLLAYKVSKLDREYQEYNPYEVLHLDPGATTSEIKKQYHLLSKKFHPDKGGDEAAFMMITKAYAALTNEQTKKNWELYGDPDGPRATNFGIALPAWIVDQKNSMLVLLVYGLAFMVILPVVVGTWWYRSIRYSGDQILINTTQLFMHFMYKTPNMNMKRLAMVLTAAFEFDPRSNKEATIRPTDNIEVPQLIRELGNINVKKKEPPFCYPYSLKARVLVLAHLSRMEISEDLEEDQRFAVRKSPALLQEMVNVGCQLTMMANSRGGFHAPRLVSIENCMKLTQMIVQGLQETKSPLLQLPHFDEEHLRYCVSKKYKVRSLQDLVSLKDSERRSMLRFLVEEKYDEVISVLGSFPHIAMETKLQVLDDEDSNNITAGSIVTVTVTLTRKRMAEVFEKEQDGSPCPGEEGANTEEGADASKAKTKVWQNNKKQATKKSKKKKLTKKKAPAAAATVAAAAAAAATAAAVAAVAAAATTTAPASSKTKQANGSVAGGDAVAVPKEDDEEGSDKGSESDEAEANKDSPSERDEESDKQSDTEVDEIAGDDEEEWEALQQSIQRREKALLETKSKVTHPVYSLYYPDEKQEWWWLYIADRRDQALVSMPYHVCTLKDTEEVELKFPAPSKTGNYQYSVILRSDSYLGLDQIKPLKLEVHEAKAVLDNHPQWDIPETEEEDEEQEDSDGIEESEDDDEDND, encoded by the exons ATGGCCGGCCAACAGTTCCAGTATGATGACAGCGGCAACACGTTTTTCTACTTCCTAACGTCCTTCGTTGGACTTATTGTGATCCCAGCCACATATTACCTCTGGCCCAGAGACCAGAATGCTG AGCAACTGCGTCTGAAGAGCTTGAGGAGGGTCCATGGCAGGTGTCTATGGTACCGCCTGAGGTTGATGAAATCACAGCAGAGCATTGTCCCGACGTTAAA AAAAGCCGCCCTGTTATTTGGCTGGGTTGTGTTTCTGCTCCTAGCCTACAAAGTGTCCAAGCTAGACAGAGAGTACCAGGAGTACAATCCTTATGAAGTCCTCCACCTGGACCCG GGTGCGACAACGTCGGAGATCAAGAAACAGTACCATCTCCTGTCGAAGAAGTTTCACCCTGACAAGGGTGGCGACGAAGCCGCCTTCATGATGATCACCAAGGCCTACGCTGC CCTGACCAACGAACAGACGAAGAAGAACTGGGAGTTGTACGGCGACCCAGATGGTCCAAGAG CCACCAATTTTGGAATCGCCCTGCCTGCATGGATTGTGGACCAAAAGAACTCTATGCTG GTGCTCTTGGTTTACGGACTCGCCTTCATGGTCATCCTTCCCGTGGTCGTG gGCACATGGTGGTACCGCTCCATCCGCTACAGCGGCGACCAGATCCTCATCAACACCACGCAGCTCTTCATGCACTTTATGTACAAGACCCCCAACATGAACATGAAGC GGTTAGCCATGGTGCTAACGGCAGCATTTGAGTTCGACCCTCGCAGCAATAAAGAAGCCACCATACGACCGACGGACAACATCGAGGTGCCCCAG ctGATCAGGGAACTGGGGAACATCAACGTGAAGAAGAAGGAGCCCCCGTTCTGCTACCCCTACAGCCTGAAGGCCAGGGTTCTGGTTCTGGCCCACCTGTCACGCATGGAGATCTCTGAGGACCTGGAAGAGG ACCAGAGGTTTGCGGTGCGGAAGAGCCCCGCTCTGCTCCAGGAGATGGTCAACGTGGGCTGCCAACTCACAATGATGGCCAACAGCAGAGGGG gcttcCACGCTCCCCGGCTGGTGTCCATAGAGAACTGCATGAAGCTGACCCAGATGATCGTGCAGGGCCTGCAGGAGACCAAgtctcctctccttcagctGCCTCACTTTGACGAGGAGCACCTCCGCTACTGCGTCTCAAAGAAG TACAAGGTGCGGAGCCTGCAGGACCTGGTGAGTCTGAAGGACTCGGAGAGACGCAGCATGCTGCGCTTCCTGGTCGAGGAGAAGTACGACGAGGTCATCTCCGTGCTGGGGAGCTTCCCTCACATCGCCATGGAAACCAAACTGCAAG TTCTTGACGATGAAGACAGCAACAACATCACGGCAGGCTCCATCGTGACAGTTACCGTCACCCTCACTAGGAAAAGAATGGCG GAGGTGTTTGAGAAGGAGCAGGACGGTAGCCCGTGtcccggggaggagggggccaaCACAGAGGAAGGG GCCGACGCCAGTAAAGCCAAGACCAAAGTCTGGCAGAACAACAAGAAGCAGGCCACAAAGAAgtccaagaagaagaagctcaCCAAGAAGAAAGCCCCCGCAGCGGCGGCCACcgttgctgctgccgccgccgccgccgccaccgccgccgcggtCGCCGCAGTCGCCGCCgcggccaccaccaccgcccccgcATCCTCAAAAACCAAGCAGGCCAACGGCAGCGTGGCAGGAGGC gatgCCGTGGCGGTCCCCAaggaggacgatgaggaggGCTCGGACAAGGGCAGCGAGTCGGATGAGGCAGAGGCCAATAAGGACTCGCCCAGCGAGCGGGACGAAGAGAGCGACAAGCAGAGCGACACGGAGGTGGACGAGATCGCCGGCGACGACGAGGAG GAGTGGGAGGCTCTGCAGCAGAGCATCCAGCGGCGGGAGAAGGCCCTGCTGGAGACCAAGTCCAAGGTCACCCACCCGGTGTACAGCCTGTACTACCCCGACGAGAAGCAGGAGTGGTGGTGGCTCTACATCGCCGACCGCCGCGACCAGGCGCTCGTCTCCATGCCCTACCACGTGTGCACGCTCAAAGACacagaggag GTGGAACTGAAGTTTCCAGCCCCATCAAAAACAGGCAACTACCAATATTCAGTCATCCTGCGTTCAGACTCCTACCTGGGCTTGGACCAGATCAAACCGCTAAAG CTGGAGGTGCACGAGGCCAAGGCGGTGCTGGACAACCACCCACAGTGGGACATCCCGGAGACcgaggaggaagacgaagagCAGGAGGACAGCGACGGCATCGAGGAGAGcgaggacgacgacgaggacAACGACTGA